DNA from Phycisphaerae bacterium:
CAGAAACAACTGCGACTGCTTATAGACGCTGATGGCCTGAATAATTTGAGCGGGATAAAAGACTGGCCCGACAAGCTAAAAGCAGATTTGATTCTCACACCACATCCTGGCGAGATGAAAAGACTATGGTCTGGCCTCTTTAGAGAAACATTACCCTCTGACCGCCAAGACCAGGCAAGCAAATTCGCCAAGCACACCAAAACAATCGTCGTTTTGAAAGGGGCAGGGACAGTCGTTACTGACGGCAAAAAAGTTTATATAAATAAAACCGGCAATCCCGGTATGGCAACCGCCGGCGCAGGCGATTGTCTTACAGGCGTAATAACCGCCCTTGTAGGCCAGAGCCTCGGCAATTTTGACGCAGCTGTCCTCGGCGTTTACATCCACGGCTTAGCCGGCGATATCGCCGCAGAAAAATATGGCCAAATAAGCCTAATCGCCACCGATATAATCGACTCGCTGCCAAAAGCCTTCCTAAAAAAATAGCATTAGTCTTT
Protein-coding regions in this window:
- a CDS encoding NAD(P)H-hydrate dehydratase; this translates as MKRGYMQIIKNIPKLKPRRPDAHKGDFGKVCIIGGCIGMSGAPALAGRAALRAGAGLVRVAVPESILPIVASIEPSYTTIPLAEDSSGRISAKATNTILDAVSENDCLAFGPGIGTSGGIQSILETLLEQKQLRLLIDADGLNNLSGIKDWPDKLKADLILTPHPGEMKRLWSGLFRETLPSDRQDQASKFAKHTKTIVVLKGAGTVVTDGKKVYINKTGNPGMATAGAGDCLTGVITALVGQSLGNFDAAVLGVYIHGLAGDIAAEKYGQISLIATDIIDSLPKAFLKK